In one Culex quinquefasciatus strain JHB chromosome 2, VPISU_Cqui_1.0_pri_paternal, whole genome shotgun sequence genomic region, the following are encoded:
- the LOC6037436 gene encoding integumentary mucin C.1 has product MTPSRFALVVGVSCLMMATVAWGTDQAAAAVSSDPTSTTPAVIDDKNTTTVAPDNTTTTTTLKPTPDNNTTTTTPSTTTTTSTTVKPTPVPDNNTTTTTAPTPAPSPTPVPDNTTTTTAAPPSPSPSPVTTTTPAPAPGPVPHCKRFDGYSFVGGMILAYGSLAIALVLWKFYKARTERNYHTL; this is encoded by the exons ATGACTCCGTCGAGGTTTGCGCTGGTCGTTGGCGTGTCCTGCCTGATGATGGCCACCGTGGCGTGGGGAACCGACCAAGCGGCGGCGGCAG TATCCTCTGATCCAACATCAACAACTCCCGCTGTAATTGACGATAAGAACACTACAACG GTCGCCCCTGACAACACCACAACCACGACCACCCTCAAGCCGACCCCGGATAACAACACTACCACCACAACGCCgtcgacaacaacaacaacctccACAACGGTGAAACCCACGCCAGTTCCGGACAACAACACAACCACAACGACAGCCCCAACACCTGCTCCGTCGCCAACCCCAGTTCCGGACAACACGACCACCACAACGGCCGCTCCCCCCTCCCCATCCCCATCTCCGGTAACGACCACCACTCCAGCGCCCGCCCCCGGACCGGTTCCGCACTGCAAGCGATTCGACGGGTACTCCTTCGTCGGCGGAATGATCCTCGCGTACGGCTCGCTCGCGATCGCGCTCGTTCTCTGGAAGTTCTACAAGGCCCGCACCGAGCGGAACTACCACACGCTGTAA